GATGCGGCAAAAAAAGATTCCGGGGTCTCTGCGCTTGGTACTACAGCGGAGGCCCCGACTACTGCCGAGGATGTGCCGGCAGGGGTGAGCCCTGCGCCCGAGGGAAGCGAGGTGCCAGCGGCCAGCGCTGCCCAAGCCGAATAAACGCCCCGCAAACCGATGAAGAGCAGCAGGCCTACCTGCTGCTGCAATTGGCCGATGGGCAGGTAAGGACTGGCCCCCATAGTCAAATCATCGGTTTGGATATGGGGGCCGCTTCTGCCGTAGCCAACTCTATGGGGTGTGGGGCGTCGGTGGTGGCGGCATTTCTACCGATTGCTGAGCAGGAGATGCTTAAGGCTCAGCGGCAACGGGCAGAAACAGAAGAGAGTTAAAGCGCGACTTCGCTGTGCAGTTCCTGGCAACCGCAGTGATAACAAGCGCTGGCAGGGTTGGGAATGGGGCGGGTACAGCGTGGGCAGGGGCGGTGCCGACCCTTTTTAAGGATTTGTTTGTCCACTTCGGCCTGATCCACGGGATAGAGCAGTAGGCAGCCACCGATCACCAGAGGGTTGAGCAGCGCGACAAAGAGCCATGAGTAAAAGCCACGGCCTTTCATACGGGCGGCATCGGCGATTAAGAAGGCGCTAAGCAACCAAAAAAAAGCCACGAAAAGCAGACCAAGCAGGCCAAAGAAGGTAAACAGATCAGAGTCTAATGTGTCGTTGTATGGTGACATGGCAACGGGCTTTCTAAAGTCGTGTGATAAAATTAAAGACATGGGCCGTGGGCCATGCTATCCTTATTGTGGAGGCATAACTATGGTATATATAGGCTATATGTTGTTTGGTTATCTAGCTGGGTGGGTGTTAATGCTCTCTTTCGCATGGCTAGCCTAGGCTGACAAATAGCGTTTAAAGATAGAACCCCGCTTGCAGGACGCAAGCGGGGTTTTTTTATGGGGTTTTGCCATGGCCAGCAGGCGCAGTAATTACGGTATCCGTCTTTTTGCCGACGGGGGCGATAAGGTGGTGCGTACCTTTACCGAAATTGGCGAAAAAGGGACGCAGGCCTTTGGGCGAGTAGCCGGTTCGGCGCGGAATGCAGATCAAGGGCTTGATCGGGCCAGTAAGCGCATTCAAAGCATTTCAGTCACCCTTAATGATTGGGATGAGCTGATGCGTAGCATGGCCGTAGGCTATGGTATTTACCAGAGTATTGCCCCGATGGTTGGTCTGTTTGCCAACTTTGAGGATGCGCTGATTGCAGTGGGCAAAACCACCAACCTATCCGGCAAGGCGTTGGCATCGTTTGGGGATGATATCCAAAACCTCTCCGAGGGTCTGCCCAATACGGCGGTTGAGCTGTTGCAAATTGCCCAGAGCGCTGGGCAGGTAGGCATTAATGGGCATGCCAATCTGGTCAAGTTTACCGAGACCGTCGCCCGTCTGGGCGTCTCTTCCAATCTGGCCGGTGAAGAGGCGGTGATGGCCCTGGCCCGGCTGCTGGAAGTGACCAAAGAGAGTGCCGATCAGGTGGAGGTTTTAGCCTCGGTGGTGGTGGCCCTGGGTAACAACTTTGCTGTAACCGAGAGAGAAATAGCTCTAACGGCCAATGAAGTGGGCCGGGCGGTGGCGATGTTTAGGGTGAGCTCGGCGGAGGCGGCGGCCTTGGCGGCCACCATAGCGGCTTTGGGGATACAGGCCGAGCTGGGTGGGTCGGCCATGGGTCGGCTAATGCGGGCTATTGATAAAACGGTGCGACGTGGTGGTGAGGATCTTGAACGGTTGTCCAAGCTGACCGGGGAGAGTGGCGATACACTACGGCGGGTCTTTGCCGAAGACTCTGTTATGGCAATCTCCATGTTTTTATCCGGGCTTGGGCGGGTGATTGAGCGCGGCGATAATGCCACGAAAACCTTGGCGGAATTTGGTCTGCAAGGGGAGGAGATCTTAAAGGTTTTGCCGGTGTTGGCGCAGCGTTCGGACCGGCTTACCGAGGCGTTGCGGCTACAAAAAGGTGAGGCAGGTAAAGCCCATGCCCTGCACCGGGAATCATCGGAGGCGCTGAAAAGCTTAAGCGCTGAATGGGGCAAGCTGACCAATACGGTGAAGGCGCACGTGACCGATATGGTCGAAAAGTTCGCGCCTGCCTTAAAGCGGGCGATGAAAGAGTTGCGATACAAGCTTGGCAGTGATGATCCCGAGTTTGACCACCGCCGCCAATGGGAAGAGAAAGAGGCGCTGTTAGAGCGTGAGCTGGCGCTGAAAAAGAAAATTGCCGGTCTCGAGAAGAGTATTGCAGGTGGGCCGCGGTTTGGATCGGGTAGCTTTGTGGGGGGGCAGTTGATCCGTGCCCAAAAAGAGCTGAAAGCGGTTGAACAGAGCCTGAGTAAGATCGCCCAGATTGCCCGCACAGATCCGTTGCCAGATGCCCCGCAAAAGGGTAAGCGCACGATTGCCTGCGGGGGGGGGACTGAAACCGCGGTAAAGCGTAGTGATGCCATTGATAAAGGGTTTTTGGATGTATGATAAAACAGAGAGTTAGAATTGCATTTAACACTTGTAATGATTAGGCCTTCGGTTCAATGTCGGAAGGTGGCACCAGATTCTCCCATTGAATAGATTGGGATGGCGTTTGAAAGCCTCTTATGCTTTTTGGCTGGTATAAAAACGCCACAGATACGACCTCCCAAAATGAAGGTGTTTACCTGTTTTTTTTGGGGGGGGAGTACCCCTCCTTCTTAGTTTCTAACCTTATAAGTTAGCCACCTCACTACCCAACCCTTAGGCCTGTCTATAGATAGGTGAAAGTCCCAATAAATTCATTGAACTCATTCAGTGAAATTCCCACATGTTCCATCCAGATCCGGTTTAGAGCAGAGTCTGGCTTATGTTGACGAATAAAAAAGCCATGTAATGCAGCCTGTAGCTCAATATGTTCTTGATGAGTCGCCCAGCCAATAAGTGAGGTTTGCCCAACTGGAAAAGCAATTTCTAAATCAGGAACCTTTTGTCGGGTCCAGTTAAAAGCACCGTCAGCTCCAATCAAAGTAAAGTCGACCGTTCCATTGTTCACCGCCTGCATACTTGCATCTGTATCCGCAAAAATAATCTGAACAGGATTGTTTTTGAGAGCGGTTTGGTTGGTGGTCTCCAGCCATGAATGGTAGCTGGTGTTTTTCATAATGGAAACGCGTTTACCACCAAGATCAGCCAGTTTATTAAACTGTTTCTTGCGGCTTTTATGGGTGATGACTGTCATCCATGAGTTGTACAAAGGCACTATAGCAAGTTTCTGTAGCCGCCAAGGTTTTACAACCAAGTTGTTAGGGTATAAATCACATGTGCCATTGGCCAGTAAGGCTGGCGGAGATATGGATTTTTTAACCGTTTTACCTGCGGCATTATGAAATTGCTGATCCCAAGAGTGCAGCTTGATGATAACTGGTTTAACATCAAGAAAGCGTGCAAACTCTTTACCCATGGCACGGTAGAGTTGGTGACTTGAACCTGCCACGCAGATACGAACTTCTCTTGTAGCCTCAATCTCATCCACTGTTCTGGCCTGGGAAGTTGAGAAGCATAGAGAGGTTGCTAACATCGTTAGAAAGATTCTCCAGATTAAACGCATGAGCTAACATTCATAAATGGAATTTGTATGCTTGGCTGTTGCCTTCCAAGTGATTTTGCCTAATTCATCAAGCTGTTGTCTCTTAAGGATAACAGATCCTTGGCGGTATACGTTTAGACTAATCGTGAACGCAAGAGGTTTCTTGTTTGGATGAGGGATAGAGCCATAGAGGCAGTGTTGATTGATTTTAAAGCATGATCATGCGGAAAAGTAGCTTATAAGATTTGGGCGCCTGTTGTGTTAGATGGGGTAAGGTGGGTAAAAAGCTAAACAAGGTTTATCACCCTTCAGTTCAAGATTGCCAAACTTGGATGTGTAGCAGACATGAAGTATAGAAATAAGTTTGGGATTTTCAGGGTATTATTGATCCGCAACTCATAGTAATGTTTGGCTGTTTAAATCGAATAATAGATCTGCCATCTCATACGCAACCGGGAGGATAATATGCATACAGAGGATGATCTTTTTGATCTCGAGAAGCTTCCTTATCTTCATCTTTCAGACATTGAAGGGGAGGTAACGGAACAGACCAAGGCTCAGGTGCGTGTGTATAATGGACAGACACTTATTTTGATTGAGGCTATTAATCGACACATTCAGAGTGGTGAGGGTCGTACGAAAAAATATCATTACTGGCCAGAGCTTTTGCAAACATTAGAGGCCTTCTACCATCATGGTGGAGAGGTGCCAAATACACCATTTTTTGTCTCGATTAAGGCTCTTGTTGAGACCAGTGAGCTGCCCAAAGCACGTGTGAAAAAATATGTGCAAACTCTAATGGAGCTCGGGCTTATCACGATTTCTGGTCGTGGTGGATCTGTCAGCTATTCAATGATTCATACACGCGAGCAGTTGATCGAAGCGGGTATGCGTGTTGAGGGGTTTCAGGCACAATAAATCCACCGAAGTGCTTATTCTCAGTGCACAGTTGAATCTGCAGTAAACCTTAAAACCATCCATGTGTCTCAAAGCTTTAGCAAATACCATCTTTGGCTTCGCCGTATGGTGTTCCCAATAAGCGTAAAGCTCGGCTGCGTTGAAAACGATCAAGTTGTTCAAATAGGCAGCTGTAAGCATGAGACACCCGCTCAATTTTTAGCTTCCACCAGGTATCGAGCGATAACTTTGTGGTCTGAGGTTGTTGCGTTGCTGTTGTCTTGCTTTTAGTAAGCCAAGGTGGGGCTTGTAACATGGCGTCTTCAAACCGGTTCCAATGGCTGAGCTGATAAGGCGAGATGCCTAGTGCACGACGTATGCCCATAAGCTGAACCATGTGGGGTCGGGTGGTGCTGTGCCAGCGCCCTTGACCATAGCCATCTTGATAACGCATGAAATTATGGCAACGGAAGCCACAGTGTTGCCAGTAGTGTGTACGCTGAAGGGTATTCTGGTTGGATTGAGCTTGAAGAGGTTGGTTGATCCACAGCAAGACAGCTACAAAACTACCGAGGGTAAAGAGAAAGAGATTACGCGTTTTCATGTCACCACTCCTTTAAGTGAAAAAGTGCTCTATTGAGCTTGGTGTCATGCTCTTACCCAGCTATTGATCTCCCACACCTATAAGTTTAACGCAAAAGCTTTAAATCAGGGAAAATAAGCCCTAAGAGGTAGGATTGTTTATATCCCTAAACATAGTTGTTGCTCACTTTGTGTGAGCAAACTGTGCATTTCCTTGATTGAATCGTGCGTTTGCGCTTTTCTGGTATTACTGTTTTTCAACTTGATAAGCAGAATGATTATCTGGAGATTCTTATGCCTTTTCAAATCCACGTTTTATTGATGGTTTGCTTGGCCTTATTGTTCGGGCCAGTTCATATTGCGGTGGCTTCGGAAATTCCGGTCACAGTCAAAGACCGTAAACAGGTTTCCATCACTGTCTATAACAGTAATCTGGCTCTCGTTCGAGATCAGCGTCAGGTCGTGTTACCAGATGGTGTATCAACACTGGCATGGCAAGAGGTCTCAACAAAAATGCGGCCTGAAACGGCTCTGTTACGCAGTGTAGATGCTTATTCAGCCGTGACAGTTATGGAGCAAAATTATCATTTTGATCTTTTGACTCCCCGGAAACTATTGGAAAAATTCACCGGCAAACAGGTTAGGGTGGTTAAGACACACCCAACGACCGGCGTTGAGCAGGTAGAGAGTGCAAAAATACTCTCAACTCATGGTGGTGGTGTGGTGCTCCGTGTGGGGGACCGTATTGAAACCTCCATACCTGGTCGTATTATCTTTCCTGACATCCCCAAAGATATTCGGGATAGACCCACTTTGACCCTGATGCTCTCCAACCCAAAAGCCGGTAAACGTGCAGTCTCATTAAACTACTTGACCGGAGGGCTCTCTTGGCAAGCTAACTATGTTGGGCAGCTTAATCAGGCAGGAGATCAGATGGACCTTTCTGGGTGGGTGACGCTTACCAATCGTAGTGGTGCTGCCTATAAAAAAGCTCAATTCCAATTGATTTCAGGGACGCCAAATCAAGTAGCACAACCAAGGCCCATGCATGCTATGGCAAAAGGTGGGCGTATGGAGCGCATGATGATGGCTGATGCAGCACCAGCTTTTGCGCAAGAAGCCCTGTTTGAATACCATTTGTATACACTAGAGCGGCCAGCAACACTGTTAGAGAATCAGTCTAAACAGTTGGCGTTGTTTGATAGCGCACGTGTTGCTGTTAAGAAAGAGTTGGTCCTGCAGGGGCACCCTGCATTGCACAAGGGGTTGGTGGCAGCCCGACGTTATAAACCCACAACCTACTTGGTTTTTATCAATAATAAAGAGGCTAATTTAGGCATGCCCTTACCAAAAGGGGTTGTACGCCTATATACCGCAGATGCCAAAGGTCGGGCACAGTTTATTGGTGAAGATCGGATAGGTCATACAGCGCAAAAGTCAAAAGTTCGCTTAAAGCTGGGTACAGCCTATGATATTTCTGCCAAACGACGTCGTACAGAGTTTGAGATCATACCAAAACATCTGCTCTCTCAAGGCGCTGTTGAGGCTGCCTATGAGGTGGTTATCCAGAACAGTAAGTCCGAAGCTGTAACCGTATTAATCAAAGAAAAATTGCCGGCCAATGCGCGTATTCTGGCATCTTCTTTACCCCACACGATGGAAGCTGCCGGTCAACCGGTTTGGCAAGTAAAGATACCTGCAGATGATAAGGTGTCTTTAACTTACCGCATGTTTGCTCCTCGCTGATTTTATAGACATGCTTTTTGTTTAACTAAGGTGTTGGTGATTTATAAGTACCTGAATTTTTGTGCTTGTTTACTTCCAGGCTGGAAAACATCAAGCACAGTCGTCTCATAACAGTGAAGAGAGTATCGTGGTGTTAAGCGTGGATATGTGATGCCCTCTTGTCGAGAGGTCTGTATGTGTTCTGCCAGTGGTTTGCTGTCGTTCGATAACCTTGGACTGTGCCATATACTGGTTAGACTGCAAAGTCTCTGTGTTTGAAGGGGCTATCTGGTGGTGAGGTTAGAACGATTTGATGTTGGATAAGGATCTGAAGTGAGAAGGGCACTTAAACGGTTGCAACAACCCTTTGCTGACACTAAGCGTGCGGTCATCAATCTTTACCCCGACAAAAAGAAGGCATACCGTTAGTTGGCAGAACATGACTTTGACTAGAAGGTTGAAAGGAACTTAAGCAACGGTATTGTATGTAGAGGTTTCAACTCGCTTTAGCGTCACGCGTTACTGTTAGGAAGGATGCTTTAGCAGTAATGGTCAGTGAGGTGTTGCTGGGCTTTAAGCTTGTATGTTCGTAGAATATCTTTTTAGCCGGATGTGTAAGAAGATGAAAATGAGTCT
The sequence above is drawn from the Magnetococcus sp. PR-3 genome and encodes:
- a CDS encoding DUF7697 family protein, with the translated sequence MADGQVRTGPHSQIIGLDMGAASAVANSMGCGASVVAAFLPIAEQEMLKAQRQRAETEES
- a CDS encoding phage tail tape measure protein, which codes for MASRRSNYGIRLFADGGDKVVRTFTEIGEKGTQAFGRVAGSARNADQGLDRASKRIQSISVTLNDWDELMRSMAVGYGIYQSIAPMVGLFANFEDALIAVGKTTNLSGKALASFGDDIQNLSEGLPNTAVELLQIAQSAGQVGINGHANLVKFTETVARLGVSSNLAGEEAVMALARLLEVTKESADQVEVLASVVVALGNNFAVTEREIALTANEVGRAVAMFRVSSAEAAALAATIAALGIQAELGGSAMGRLMRAIDKTVRRGGEDLERLSKLTGESGDTLRRVFAEDSVMAISMFLSGLGRVIERGDNATKTLAEFGLQGEEILKVLPVLAQRSDRLTEALRLQKGEAGKAHALHRESSEALKSLSAEWGKLTNTVKAHVTDMVEKFAPALKRAMKELRYKLGSDDPEFDHRRQWEEKEALLERELALKKKIAGLEKSIAGGPRFGSGSFVGGQLIRAQKELKAVEQSLSKIAQIARTDPLPDAPQKGKRTIACGGGTETAVKRSDAIDKGFLDV
- a CDS encoding ABC transporter substrate-binding protein, translating into MLATSLCFSTSQARTVDEIEATREVRICVAGSSHQLYRAMGKEFARFLDVKPVIIKLHSWDQQFHNAAGKTVKKSISPPALLANGTCDLYPNNLVVKPWRLQKLAIVPLYNSWMTVITHKSRKKQFNKLADLGGKRVSIMKNTSYHSWLETTNQTALKNNPVQIIFADTDASMQAVNNGTVDFTLIGADGAFNWTRQKVPDLEIAFPVGQTSLIGWATHQEHIELQAALHGFFIRQHKPDSALNRIWMEHVGISLNEFNEFIGTFTYL
- a CDS encoding DUF4139 domain-containing protein; the protein is MPFQIHVLLMVCLALLFGPVHIAVASEIPVTVKDRKQVSITVYNSNLALVRDQRQVVLPDGVSTLAWQEVSTKMRPETALLRSVDAYSAVTVMEQNYHFDLLTPRKLLEKFTGKQVRVVKTHPTTGVEQVESAKILSTHGGGVVLRVGDRIETSIPGRIIFPDIPKDIRDRPTLTLMLSNPKAGKRAVSLNYLTGGLSWQANYVGQLNQAGDQMDLSGWVTLTNRSGAAYKKAQFQLISGTPNQVAQPRPMHAMAKGGRMERMMMADAAPAFAQEALFEYHLYTLERPATLLENQSKQLALFDSARVAVKKELVLQGHPALHKGLVAARRYKPTTYLVFINNKEANLGMPLPKGVVRLYTADAKGRAQFIGEDRIGHTAQKSKVRLKLGTAYDISAKRRRTEFEIIPKHLLSQGAVEAAYEVVIQNSKSEAVTVLIKEKLPANARILASSLPHTMEAAGQPVWQVKIPADDKVSLTYRMFAPR